The following proteins come from a genomic window of Chelmon rostratus isolate fCheRos1 chromosome 23, fCheRos1.pri, whole genome shotgun sequence:
- the cnpy3 gene encoding protein canopy homolog 3: MILAGYFAIFFVISWVGAAKEGGDDEWVHLPNKCEVCKFVTIEMKMAFEETGKTKEVIGMNYHFIDNKGAKPTKYIYSDLRFIEVIENVCQRLLEYSLHKERTGSNRFAKGMSETFSTLHGLVNKGVNVVMDIPFELWNETSAEVADLKKQCDVMVEQYEDVIEDWYKGNQEEDLTTYLCEKHVLKGQDTACLSEAWSKETKKGDQAAIAEDKKKKKKKKGGKKGKGKSEEGEEGKDGGSEGEKATKKKKEKKVKKKKKGKAPLEKMDGGVSSDEEIQPQVPLSGQKTEL, translated from the exons ATGATTTTAGCGGGATACTTTGCGATTTTCTTCGTAATTTCGTGGGTCGGAGCAGCTAAGGAAGGAGGGGACGATGAGTGGGTTCATCTTCCTAACAAATGTGAAG TGTGTAAGTTTGTCACCATCGAGATGAAGATGGCGTTCGAGGAGACGGGGAAGACCAAGGAAGTCATCGGCATGAACTACCACTTCATAGACAACAAGGGGGCGAAGCCAACCAAATACATCTACtc agACCTCAGATTCATCGAGGTCATAGAAAATGTGTGTCAGAGGCTGCTGGAATACAGTCTGCACAAAGAGAGGACCGGGAGTAACCGCTTTGCCAag GGCATGTCGGAGACCTTCTCCACCCTTCATGGCCTGGTGAATAAAGGAGTGAACGTGGTGATGGATATTCCCTTCGAGCTGTGGAACGAGACTTCAGCAGAGGTGGCCGACCTTAAAAAGCAG tgtgacgTGATGGTGGAGCAGTATGAGGACGTGATTGAGGACTGGTACAAAGGAAACCAGGAGGAAGACCTGACCACGTATCTGTGTGAGAAACATGTTCTCAAAGGACAGgacacag CCTGCCTGAGTGAGGCCTGGTCAAAGGAGACAAAGAAGGGAGACCAGGCAGCCATTGCggaggacaagaagaagaagaaaaagaagaagggagggaagaagggaaagggaaagagcgaggagggcgaggagggaAAGGACGGCGGCTCGGAGGGAGAGAAGGcgaccaagaagaagaaagagaagaaggtgaagaagaagaaaaagggcaAAGCTCCGCTggagaagatggatggaggggtgTCGTCAGATGAGGAGATCCAGCCACAAGTGCCTCTGTCCGGGCAGAAGACGGAGCTGTGA